A section of the Virgibacillus sp. NKC19-3 genome encodes:
- a CDS encoding YbjQ family protein, with protein MITVTTNEVPNKNITDVKGMVQGSTVQSKHVGRDIGAGLKTLVGGEIEGYADLMKNARDIALDRMIKEAESLQANAIVGMRYQTSQVMNSAAEVIAYGTAVVVE; from the coding sequence ATGATTACAGTAACCACCAATGAAGTACCGAACAAAAATATAACGGACGTAAAGGGGATGGTTCAAGGAAGTACCGTACAATCCAAACATGTTGGACGTGATATTGGTGCGGGATTGAAGACGTTAGTAGGCGGTGAAATCGAAGGATATGCTGATCTGATGAAAAATGCTAGAGATATTGCGTTAGATCGCATGATCAAAGAGGCTGAATCCCTTCAGGCAAATGCGATTGTCGGGATGCGCTATCAAACTTCTCAGGTAATGAATTCCGCTGCAGAAGTTATTGCGTATGGGACGGCAGTTGTTGTGGAATAG
- a CDS encoding pentapeptide repeat-containing protein produces the protein MIEELKAHVHHIFAPYQNVKSAQELEEELSQNLKEKYHDYKQEGYSDAEAYRLTIDSIGEVSELVASINLQQKELEQAVQMNFSKQRLQYSDFRSVSVRNGKFNASDLKGSDFSYSNLTNSTFKSSNLHQCIFENVNLTGTLFKSSTCKGVTFKHCSYDQAQFTSCDLSGISFDNETFQQTIFEGCALKKASFRNATFYNVQFRLLDAKKVDFTGAKMDKLTYNFLSGAKADLSNVTLTEGGM, from the coding sequence ATGATTGAAGAATTAAAAGCACATGTGCATCATATCTTTGCGCCTTATCAAAATGTAAAATCAGCACAGGAATTAGAGGAAGAACTATCGCAAAACCTGAAAGAAAAATACCATGATTATAAACAGGAAGGATATAGTGATGCGGAAGCATATAGATTGACTATCGATTCTATAGGAGAAGTATCTGAGTTGGTAGCGTCTATCAACCTGCAGCAAAAGGAATTGGAACAGGCGGTACAAATGAACTTTTCCAAGCAACGTCTTCAGTATTCTGACTTTCGCTCTGTTTCTGTTCGTAACGGGAAATTCAATGCAAGTGACTTAAAAGGGTCTGATTTTAGTTATTCTAATTTAACAAATAGCACATTTAAAAGTAGCAACTTACACCAATGTATTTTTGAAAATGTTAACTTAACAGGTACGTTATTCAAGAGTTCAACTTGTAAAGGCGTCACATTTAAACATTGTTCTTATGACCAGGCTCAATTCACAAGTTGTGATCTATCCGGGATTAGCTTTGATAATGAAACCTTTCAGCAAACTATTTTTGAAGGTTGCGCATTAAAGAAAGCATCATTTCGCAATGCAACATTCTATAATGTACAATTTCGCTTGTTGGATGCGAAAAAGGTTGATTTTACCGGAGCAAAAATGGATAAATTAACGTACAACTTTTTAAGTGGTGCTAAAGCGGATCTTAGCAATGTAACGCTAACAGAAGGAGGTATGTAA
- the dps gene encoding DNA starvation/stationary phase protection protein Dps translates to MSTFRKAHSEKTREHMIELLNQQVTDLTDLFIQTKLAHWNVRGPHFIAYHEFFDDLAEDIPELIDTVAEQAASLGGSAGKPVQFIASETRLPAWELQDTKDISVLEKLTEHWAIVANNIRDAVEISADEDPDTSDLFTEVSRKLDKSLWFLESHLTNGRSE, encoded by the coding sequence ATGAGTACATTCAGAAAAGCGCACTCAGAAAAAACCAGAGAACATATGATAGAACTTCTTAATCAGCAGGTAACAGACTTAACAGATCTTTTTATTCAGACAAAGCTGGCACATTGGAACGTTCGCGGGCCACATTTCATTGCCTATCATGAATTTTTCGATGACTTGGCAGAAGATATTCCGGAGTTAATCGACACTGTGGCAGAACAAGCTGCAAGTCTTGGTGGCAGCGCCGGAAAACCTGTTCAGTTTATCGCATCAGAAACAAGGCTCCCTGCTTGGGAACTTCAAGATACGAAGGATATTTCCGTATTGGAGAAACTGACAGAACACTGGGCAATTGTAGCAAACAATATTCGAGACGCTGTAGAAATTTCCGCTGACGAGGATCCGGACACATCCGATTTATTTACGGAAGTATCTCGAAAATTGGACAAGAGCCTCTGGTTCTTAGAATCACATCTAACAAACGGCCGCTCTGAATAG
- a CDS encoding DUF4176 domain-containing protein translates to MVAKEHVHSFNRENIEEIYFEGYKDEQEELFREKHKGRMKDIIIRIF, encoded by the coding sequence ATGGTAGCGAAAGAACACGTTCACTCTTTTAATAGGGAAAATATTGAGGAGATTTACTTCGAAGGTTATAAGGACGAACAAGAAGAATTATTTAGAGAAAAGCATAAAGGAAGAATGAAAGATATCATTATCCGAATTTTTTAA
- a CDS encoding class D sortase yields MIRKLSLLLFVVGFIMVAYNGWNYFQSTQSVQQIPEKSEKAEAAAVDITEKNIPEKSEMTVDPSTLNYDIETGSEVATLDIPAMDKRFTTYWGADEATLDQGVGMYVGEWTTVPNREGGHTVLSGHRDTVFTGLDELGEGDTLEVHYDGETFEYEINKTWITDAEDRTVIVEKEEPTLTLTTCYPFDYIGYAPDRYIVEATLVE; encoded by the coding sequence ATGATTCGTAAACTATCGTTGCTCTTATTTGTGGTTGGTTTCATTATGGTTGCTTACAATGGTTGGAATTATTTTCAGTCCACACAGTCGGTTCAGCAAATACCAGAGAAATCTGAAAAGGCAGAAGCAGCAGCTGTTGATATAACTGAAAAGAATATTCCGGAAAAAAGTGAAATGACAGTTGACCCATCAACGCTCAATTATGATATAGAAACAGGTTCAGAGGTAGCAACCCTAGATATTCCGGCGATGGATAAACGTTTTACAACGTATTGGGGAGCAGATGAGGCTACTCTTGATCAAGGCGTGGGGATGTATGTAGGCGAATGGACGACGGTTCCCAATCGTGAAGGTGGCCATACGGTATTATCCGGTCATCGTGACACTGTCTTTACTGGTCTAGACGAACTAGGCGAAGGTGATACACTGGAAGTTCATTACGATGGAGAGACGTTCGAATATGAAATCAATAAAACATGGATTACCGATGCCGAGGATCGGACAGTTATTGTCGAAAAAGAGGAGCCAACATTGACGCTGACAACATGTTATCCCTTTGATTACATCGGCTATGCACCCGATCGTTATATTGTGGAAGCTACGCTTGTTGAGTAA
- a CDS encoding PadR family transcriptional regulator — translation MILKLLLSGDKYGYEISKLIYARSGNQYELKEATMYSSLKRLEKEGSIASYWGDATQGGRRRYYTITEMGKETYKQNKENWKQAKQILEDLL, via the coding sequence ATGATATTGAAGCTTCTTTTAAGTGGAGATAAATATGGATATGAAATCAGTAAATTAATTTATGCGCGTTCAGGTAATCAATACGAATTAAAGGAAGCAACCATGTATTCCAGTTTAAAGCGTCTGGAAAAGGAAGGCAGTATCGCATCATATTGGGGAGATGCGACCCAGGGTGGAAGACGGAGATATTACACTATTACAGAAATGGGTAAGGAAACGTATAAACAAAACAAAGAGAACTGGAAGCAAGCGAAACAAATTTTAGAAGACTTATTGTAA
- a CDS encoding DUF6612 family protein, with amino-acid sequence MKKWMLIVFAGVMAFIIAACNDTAEPTADTNEEEESELTASEVYQEALEASEGMESAEVAMNMSQQISSEEDESSLNTESSFDMQMTMDPLAIYQEGTTKVTMDGEEGMPEMGMEMYMVDDGMYMYSEEIGNWMKLDNEAMDALNAMDSQQQDPSEQLKMLEDYADDLSFEQSDDAFILKLNADGEKFNELIQQVMEESLTPEMAEAMGEEGQDALENMSINSMDYEMFIDKESFDMNAFNMDMDMTMEEDGESVNLVQTVESNYSNINNVDPIEVPEEVKENAIEQ; translated from the coding sequence GTGAAGAAATGGATGTTGATCGTTTTCGCTGGAGTGATGGCATTTATTATTGCTGCGTGTAATGATACGGCCGAGCCGACAGCGGACACAAATGAGGAAGAAGAGAGTGAACTAACAGCTAGTGAAGTATATCAGGAGGCACTGGAAGCATCGGAGGGAATGGAAAGTGCAGAAGTTGCGATGAATATGTCTCAGCAAATTTCATCGGAGGAGGATGAATCTTCGCTTAATACGGAAAGTAGCTTTGATATGCAAATGACCATGGATCCGCTCGCCATTTATCAAGAGGGAACGACCAAAGTGACGATGGACGGTGAAGAAGGTATGCCTGAAATGGGAATGGAAATGTACATGGTCGATGATGGGATGTATATGTACAGTGAGGAGATAGGCAACTGGATGAAGCTGGATAATGAAGCGATGGATGCACTGAACGCAATGGACAGTCAGCAACAGGATCCATCCGAACAGCTGAAGATGCTGGAAGATTATGCCGACGATCTTTCTTTCGAGCAGTCAGATGATGCGTTTATTTTGAAATTAAATGCAGATGGGGAAAAATTCAACGAACTAATCCAGCAAGTAATGGAGGAATCCCTGACACCTGAAATGGCGGAGGCAATGGGTGAAGAAGGTCAAGATGCTTTGGAAAATATGTCGATTAACAGCATGGATTATGAAATGTTCATCGACAAAGAATCCTTTGATATGAACGCATTTAATATGGATATGGACATGACAATGGAAGAAGATGGCGAATCCGTTAACCTTGTTCAAACCGTGGAATCCAATTACTCGAACATCAATAATGTCGATCCGATTGAAGTACCTGAAGAGGTAAAGGAAAATGCGATTGAACAGTAG
- a CDS encoding DUF443 family protein, with protein sequence MPLTHLPDDFKTVQRGGSMKTKIRSLVKNPRYRLLHVGDSHYIIDMGSSFWRIITPFFSWIFSHRIYKVDDEEIVKQLQAPPKEKAGFSANAAYGAIGYLLVPLIGPVLDYLEFSMPLWLSVALLVISLFSVVLLFHSLYQRYEKKLHKIVQLASLPRYKIRLHPKSFGHVVKVFFIYMIMLSFSIFTYIGYISIQNIFLLFGGSLFLFLVFACSLFPVEEEMTTVKFLEKQKND encoded by the coding sequence ATGCCATTAACCCATTTGCCTGATGATTTTAAGACAGTACAAAGGGGTGGCAGCATGAAAACTAAAATAAGAAGTTTAGTAAAAAATCCGCGATACCGGCTATTACATGTCGGTGACAGTCACTATATCATAGATATGGGGAGCTCGTTTTGGAGAATAATTACTCCATTTTTTTCATGGATTTTCTCACATCGTATTTATAAAGTGGATGATGAAGAAATCGTCAAACAGTTGCAGGCTCCACCTAAGGAAAAAGCAGGATTTTCAGCAAATGCAGCGTATGGAGCAATAGGGTATTTATTGGTTCCACTAATTGGACCTGTATTAGATTATCTCGAATTTTCCATGCCTCTTTGGTTGAGTGTGGCACTTTTAGTAATATCTCTGTTTTCAGTTGTGCTTTTATTTCACTCTCTTTATCAAAGGTATGAAAAAAAATTGCACAAAATTGTCCAGCTTGCGTCGTTACCGCGGTATAAAATACGACTTCATCCCAAATCATTCGGACATGTTGTTAAAGTGTTTTTTATATATATGATTATGTTAAGTTTTTCAATATTTACTTATATAGGTTATATTTCCATACAAAATATTTTTTTGTTGTTTGGAGGATCGCTTTTTCTCTTTCTTGTATTTGCATGTAGCCTGTTCCCCGTAGAAGAAGAAATGACAACTGTAAAATTTCTGGAAAAACAAAAAAATGATTAA
- a CDS encoding DUF5068 domain-containing protein produces MAKKLTLLLATLFLTAVVISGCGSEDAEEAEADAEPAAEENEDETEEDEESEEPEETEEEMEVGDEEEEAEDSEGDSDFEALITYMEDETEGTTKVMYENDESQEHDMEGVNVSLDGYTLVELTDFHTNYEIPFDDQTDGGVIIAKYTVKNDTDDDVSYMPTFDMTYDGAEKMINNYRELLPEDEQLPVMLSPDDDYMIDAGDEVTGYYTYPFGQDRLDDVMDKGTVDVEVPQPQQDPDDFSSTFGEDGRFEFTLDQDSSDEKEEKDGQNFYEDKVTADNMGDKTMLKEKDGIDESEELGDITVTLDGYQFTEFEPNEEEAPRFEDFSEGVVLLTVKFAIDNENASEVGHSSIMSTLTVNDGSQYMINEGMLLNYRNDDMIDSGESGELLQVYVLDQEQYEKIWKDKAFEVEVGPMKDQEAQDISKGKEATFTLPE; encoded by the coding sequence ATGGCGAAGAAATTAACACTACTACTTGCTACATTATTTTTAACTGCAGTAGTGATTAGTGGTTGTGGTAGTGAAGATGCAGAAGAAGCGGAGGCAGATGCAGAACCGGCTGCTGAAGAAAATGAGGATGAAACGGAAGAAGATGAGGAATCAGAGGAGCCGGAAGAAACCGAAGAAGAAATGGAAGTAGGCGATGAAGAAGAGGAAGCTGAAGATTCGGAAGGTGACAGTGATTTTGAAGCGTTAATTACATATATGGAGGATGAAACAGAAGGTACTACCAAAGTTATGTATGAAAATGATGAATCACAAGAACATGATATGGAAGGTGTGAATGTATCTTTAGATGGTTACACACTAGTTGAATTAACAGATTTTCATACCAACTATGAAATTCCCTTTGATGATCAAACGGATGGCGGCGTTATTATTGCCAAGTATACGGTGAAAAATGATACAGATGACGATGTTTCGTATATGCCCACTTTCGATATGACGTACGATGGAGCAGAAAAAATGATAAATAATTACAGGGAGTTATTGCCAGAAGATGAACAACTTCCCGTCATGTTATCTCCAGACGATGACTATATGATTGATGCCGGGGATGAGGTAACTGGCTATTATACATACCCGTTTGGCCAAGATCGTTTAGATGATGTCATGGATAAAGGAACGGTCGATGTTGAAGTTCCACAACCGCAGCAAGATCCGGACGACTTTTCCAGTACATTTGGTGAGGATGGACGATTTGAATTTACCCTTGATCAGGATAGTTCCGATGAAAAAGAGGAAAAGGATGGTCAAAACTTCTACGAAGACAAAGTTACAGCAGACAATATGGGCGATAAAACAATGTTGAAAGAAAAAGATGGGATAGATGAAAGCGAAGAACTGGGCGATATTACCGTTACATTAGATGGTTACCAATTCACGGAGTTCGAACCAAATGAAGAAGAGGCGCCACGCTTCGAAGACTTTAGTGAAGGGGTTGTTCTGTTAACTGTAAAATTTGCTATTGATAATGAAAATGCATCCGAAGTAGGCCATAGTTCCATCATGTCTACGTTAACGGTGAATGATGGATCACAATATATGATAAATGAAGGCATGTTACTTAATTACCGTAATGACGATATGATTGATTCTGGGGAATCAGGTGAATTATTACAAGTATATGTGTTAGATCAAGAACAATATGAGAAAATCTGGAAAGATAAAGCGTTTGAAGTTGAGGTCGGCCCAATGAAAGATCAGGAAGCACAAGATATATCCAAAGGAAAAGAGGCAACGTTTACTTTGCCGGAATAA